A window from Vallitalea longa encodes these proteins:
- a CDS encoding sporulation stage IV protein A gives MSNSRDKLQETLQKIVNDANGGIVCIII, from the coding sequence GTGTCAAACTCCCGAGACAAATTGCAGGAGACATTGCAGAAAATCGTTAATGATGCCAATGGAGGAATTGTTTGTATTATAATCTAG